A single window of Selenomonas sputigena DNA harbors:
- a CDS encoding Dyp-type peroxidase, translating to MEVNANLAQDVFKDAGESVIFVMLSLKREDIEKEREIIADMADRMEAIQRSMNIRVAPETVKLSFGFSNRAWEYLFPTAKKPKELEDFQGVNGEHHTAPATPADLFLHVRAGQAATSYLVVDQIMSFLRPVVDVVDETHGFHYLEGRAIIDFIDGTENPVGEEAKEWAIIGAEDPEFINGSYAFAQKYIHDLDAWRALPTEVQEKYVGRRKYSDLELSDGEKDPRAHNIISQDNRDGEEHKIVRMNVVFANPGEGVRGTYFIGYARHWNVTRQMVTNMFTQDDRLLEYSTAEKGQLFFIPSKEILGRIAEGELF from the coding sequence ATGGAGGTCAATGCAAATCTGGCACAGGATGTGTTCAAGGATGCAGGTGAGAGCGTCATTTTCGTCATGCTCTCACTGAAACGCGAGGATATTGAGAAGGAGCGGGAGATCATCGCCGATATGGCAGATCGGATGGAGGCGATTCAGCGCTCGATGAACATCCGCGTCGCACCGGAGACGGTGAAGCTTTCGTTTGGGTTCAGCAACCGTGCGTGGGAATATCTCTTTCCAACGGCAAAGAAGCCGAAGGAACTCGAGGATTTCCAGGGGGTAAACGGCGAACACCACACGGCACCTGCGACACCTGCCGATCTCTTTCTCCATGTGCGTGCGGGTCAGGCGGCAACAAGCTATCTCGTCGTCGATCAGATCATGAGCTTCCTTCGTCCTGTCGTGGACGTGGTAGATGAGACACACGGCTTTCACTATCTTGAGGGACGTGCAATCATTGACTTCATTGACGGAACGGAGAATCCCGTCGGTGAGGAGGCAAAGGAGTGGGCGATCATCGGTGCGGAGGATCCGGAGTTCATCAACGGCTCCTATGCTTTTGCACAGAAATACATTCACGACCTCGACGCGTGGCGGGCACTCCCGACCGAGGTGCAGGAGAAGTATGTCGGCCGGAGGAAATACAGCGATCTTGAACTCTCCGACGGGGAGAAGGATCCGCGTGCGCACAACATCATCTCGCAGGACAACCGCGATGGTGAGGAGCACAAGATCGTGCGCATGAACGTCGTCTTTGCGAATCCCGGCGAGGGGGTGCGCGGCACCTATTTCATCGGCTACGCACGCCATTGGAATGTGACACGGCAGATGGTCACCAATATGTTTACGCAGGATGACCGCCTACTCGAATATTCGACCGCGGAAAAGGGGCAGCTCTTCTTCATTCCGTCGAAGGAAATCTTAGGGCGTATCGCCGAGGGGGAATTGTTCTAG
- a CDS encoding GNAT family N-acetyltransferase — translation MQIVFEPEHFRSAAYDGETRVGVAELEEARGCWVITHTEVDPAYGGQGIARRLIEEIIAEARHTGKKIVPVCSYAEKMMRGREEYTDVLAD, via the coding sequence ATGCAGATCGTATTTGAACCCGAACATTTCCGCAGCGCGGCCTATGACGGCGAAACACGCGTCGGCGTCGCAGAGCTTGAGGAGGCGCGCGGATGCTGGGTCATCACACATACCGAGGTTGACCCCGCCTACGGAGGGCAGGGCATCGCCCGCCGCCTCATCGAGGAAATCATCGCCGAGGCGCGCCATACAGGGAAGAAGATCGTCCCCGTCTGCTCCTATGCAGAGAAGATGATGCGCGGCAGGGAGGAATACACCGACGTGCTTGCAGACTGA
- a CDS encoding SHOCT domain-containing protein produces MTKEAFQREKMYQATMGMVRRMRSAGLISSEEYAKVEQIFLEKYKPLIGSIYAEIPLTPCPS; encoded by the coding sequence ATGACGAAGGAAGCGTTTCAGCGCGAAAAAATGTACCAAGCCACGATGGGGATGGTGCGCCGTATGCGTTCTGCGGGGCTGATCTCTTCAGAAGAGTACGCCAAGGTCGAGCAAATCTTCCTCGAAAAATATAAGCCGCTGATTGGCTCGATCTATGCGGAAATACCGTTGACTCCTTGCCCGAGTTGA
- a CDS encoding SIR2 family protein, whose amino-acid sequence MPLDEVIDLALGGNSILFLGSGFSVGAVNKRGEKFLTGEELKRYFAKKCEDLSDEEYASSNLADITEYYIERQELSVSEKESRKQNLIHDLQDLFCVSCVKDYHNVILSVPWKRIYTTNYDDVVEVSSKRNENERVPIVLSASIQEYIKKNICVHLNGYIKKLSTRTIKDEFKLLDSSYTENTLQGNPWFDYMKEDFFAADRIIVIGYSFSTRDADINRIFALPKLRQKIAIISYDGIEKKNLTVSRLKKYGALYTPGLPGFAERIEKCRKKFRPSPLAEKPFLSFCEYKSTNRALKKPTLEEYNQFYVYGKYKQNIFLHNDGHSSNPYESIVYRKQVTDFVQRYQEQRHKVFLITSDLGNGKTIFCEMLKREVHTFCKVFVFLRETEGIAGEVERISQIKDDVLVIIEDCYSSLHILSYFSHQPMQHITFLMTTRMSLASHVRMKIKERLDLRKKELLEIPLQKLEDEECRGLAEIFCREQLRKGYSEEALYHRFTEKCKSSMADIILDLLEAQQIKDRLEKLMASAMRPEMKSVREVVILGMCISTWKLSLTRDDLFFLLKVDNSAETEIEERAILKELIGGDNTTEEVFVKSSIIAEYMVKHVVDVWDLCCVLKKTIEALDCSCRSNPRYVEALKAIISHANYSSFTETQEDKQKIGAIKDLYESVRKFKFYRDNPFYWEQYGSACIDAGDFNTAKKCIGNAYDCAKEKENFVPFQIETVEARCYLEQAKANIDQFSPKEILSDYITEAQRLLLKHYHHEENNKRYSISIAEKIFDLFEEKKNTFTVEDFSRYIEIMKTFSAKWGMSKDVEEIEERELESFLKSAQMSIDDANKQISLKKKKDARKPKKTFSE is encoded by the coding sequence ATGCCATTGGATGAGGTTATTGATTTAGCACTGGGTGGCAACAGTATATTGTTTTTGGGATCTGGCTTTTCGGTTGGCGCTGTTAATAAGCGGGGAGAAAAATTTTTGACCGGCGAGGAACTGAAACGTTATTTTGCAAAAAAATGTGAAGATCTGAGTGATGAAGAGTATGCAAGTTCTAATCTGGCGGATATTACCGAATATTATATAGAACGACAAGAGTTATCCGTCTCTGAAAAAGAAAGTCGCAAACAGAATCTGATTCACGATTTGCAAGACTTGTTTTGCGTTTCCTGTGTTAAGGACTATCATAATGTTATTTTATCCGTCCCGTGGAAACGGATCTATACAACGAATTATGATGATGTCGTTGAGGTCTCATCTAAAAGGAATGAGAATGAGAGAGTGCCGATTGTTTTGTCTGCGTCCATTCAGGAATATATTAAAAAGAATATCTGTGTGCACTTAAATGGATATATAAAAAAGCTTTCTACACGAACTATTAAAGATGAGTTTAAGCTTTTGGATAGCAGCTATACAGAAAACACACTTCAAGGAAACCCTTGGTTTGATTACATGAAGGAGGATTTCTTTGCTGCCGATAGAATTATTGTTATAGGTTATTCTTTCTCTACGAGGGATGCAGATATCAATAGGATTTTTGCACTTCCAAAACTTAGGCAGAAAATTGCGATTATTTCTTATGATGGGATAGAGAAAAAGAACCTGACAGTCAGTAGATTGAAAAAATATGGCGCATTGTATACTCCAGGATTGCCAGGTTTTGCGGAGCGTATAGAAAAATGCAGAAAAAAATTCCGTCCATCACCATTGGCAGAGAAGCCGTTTCTTTCTTTTTGTGAGTATAAGTCAACAAATCGGGCGCTAAAAAAACCTACACTTGAAGAGTATAATCAGTTTTATGTTTACGGGAAATATAAGCAAAATATTTTTTTGCACAATGATGGACATTCAAGCAATCCATATGAATCCATTGTTTATCGAAAACAGGTGACGGATTTTGTTCAACGTTATCAGGAGCAAAGACATAAAGTGTTTTTAATAACATCGGATTTGGGAAATGGAAAAACAATCTTTTGTGAAATGCTGAAAAGAGAAGTGCATACATTTTGCAAGGTTTTTGTCTTTTTGCGAGAGACAGAAGGGATTGCAGGGGAAGTCGAACGCATTTCGCAAATAAAAGACGATGTCTTGGTCATTATTGAAGACTGTTATTCCTCCCTGCATATATTATCATATTTTTCTCATCAGCCGATGCAACATATAACGTTTTTGATGACGACGAGAATGTCGCTAGCGAGTCATGTTCGCATGAAGATAAAGGAGAGATTAGATCTTCGGAAAAAGGAACTTTTGGAGATACCCCTGCAAAAATTGGAGGATGAGGAGTGTAGGGGATTGGCAGAAATTTTTTGCAGAGAACAATTGCGAAAAGGATATTCTGAAGAAGCACTTTATCACAGATTTACCGAAAAGTGTAAATCCTCCATGGCAGACATTATATTGGATTTATTGGAAGCACAACAGATCAAGGATAGACTGGAGAAGCTGATGGCTTCCGCTATGCGTCCGGAAATGAAGAGCGTCCGCGAAGTCGTTATTCTTGGGATGTGTATTTCAACATGGAAATTGTCATTAACGCGAGATGATTTGTTCTTCTTACTCAAGGTGGACAATTCTGCAGAAACTGAGATTGAAGAGAGAGCTATATTAAAGGAGCTGATTGGTGGTGATAACACAACAGAAGAAGTTTTTGTAAAATCGTCTATTATCGCCGAATATATGGTAAAGCATGTAGTTGATGTGTGGGATTTGTGTTGTGTCTTGAAAAAGACGATTGAGGCACTTGATTGCTCCTGCCGTAGTAATCCTCGTTATGTAGAGGCGCTCAAGGCGATTATATCGCATGCAAATTATAGCTCTTTTACGGAAACACAAGAGGACAAGCAAAAGATTGGTGCAATAAAAGATTTATATGAGTCTGTACGTAAGTTTAAATTTTACCGGGACAACCCGTTTTATTGGGAGCAATATGGTTCGGCATGTATTGATGCCGGAGACTTTAATACGGCAAAGAAATGCATTGGTAATGCCTATGATTGTGCAAAGGAAAAAGAAAATTTCGTACCCTTTCAGATAGAAACTGTGGAAGCGAGATGTTATCTGGAACAGGCAAAAGCTAACATAGATCAATTCAGCCCCAAAGAGATTCTGTCTGATTATATCACTGAGGCGCAGAGGCTCTTGTTAAAACATTATCACCATGAAGAAAATAACAAGAGATATTCTATTTCAATAGCAGAAAAAATCTTTGATTTGTTTGAGGAGAAAAAGAATACGTTTACAGTTGAAGATTTTTCTCGATATATTGAGATTATGAAGACGTTTTCTGCCAAGTGGGGGATGTCGAAAGATGTGGAGGAGATAGAGGAGCGAGAACTTGAGAGCTTCCTTAAATCTGCTCAGATGTCAATAGATGATGCAAATAAACAAATTTCATTGAAAAAGAAGAAAGACGCTCGAAAGCCAAAGAAGACTTTTTCTGAGTGA
- a CDS encoding recombinase family protein, whose product MLFKCGGKRNTDDGKDVSAMRSVTVIPASIHRFSEVPLASAEKRKVAAYARVSTDNEDQKTSYAAQVDYYTNYIQSRSDWEFAGMYSDEGVTGTSMKKREGFTRMVQDALDGKIQLIVTKSVSRFARNTVDSLTTIRKLKEHGVEVYFEKESIWTFQARGEILLTILSSLSQEEARSISENVTWGLRKRFADGKFSVGYSRFLGYDKGEDGNLAINEEQAKIVRLIFRLFLEGMTACRITKELAVRHILTVTGKEKWNAKTIRGVLANEKYTGCARIQKTFTPDFLTKKAVKNCGQVPSYFVEQSHPAIIDPAVFEMVQREMERRTREGGRYSGVSIFSGKIRCSACGGYFGAKVWHSTDKYRRTVYRCNSKYDGQKCQTPHVTEDEIKEAFVTAFNRLVTERDEIIANARLVRQVLCDTTVLAEEKAKLQQELAVLVEMMEKAVRENARIAQNQEEYQKHYEGLVARYDAAKARFDEVTETISAKEAQSERLAVFIKCIKEQSVPVAEFGSQLWASMVECVTVGKGMTVVFRDGTKVRI is encoded by the coding sequence ATGCTGTTCAAATGCGGCGGCAAGCGGAATACAGACGATGGAAAGGACGTGAGCGCGATGCGAAGTGTGACGGTCATCCCGGCCAGCATCCATAGATTTTCGGAAGTGCCGCTGGCGAGTGCAGAAAAGCGTAAAGTGGCGGCGTATGCACGAGTCTCCACGGACAACGAAGATCAGAAAACCTCCTACGCCGCCCAAGTGGATTATTACACCAACTACATCCAGAGCCGCTCAGACTGGGAGTTTGCTGGGATGTATTCGGATGAAGGCGTGACGGGAACCTCCATGAAAAAGCGCGAGGGATTTACTCGTATGGTGCAGGATGCTCTGGATGGAAAAATCCAGCTGATTGTCACGAAATCCGTGTCGCGTTTTGCAAGAAATACGGTTGATTCGCTCACTACCATACGGAAACTCAAGGAACATGGTGTTGAAGTCTATTTTGAAAAAGAGTCCATCTGGACATTTCAGGCTCGCGGCGAAATCCTCTTGACGATTCTTTCTAGCCTATCGCAGGAGGAAGCGAGGAGCATTTCCGAGAACGTCACATGGGGCTTGCGGAAGAGATTCGCAGACGGCAAGTTCTCCGTCGGATACTCGCGCTTTCTCGGCTACGACAAGGGCGAGGATGGAAATCTTGCTATCAACGAGGAGCAGGCCAAGATCGTGCGGCTCATCTTCCGGCTTTTCCTTGAGGGTATGACGGCTTGCCGAATTACCAAGGAACTGGCCGTACGACATATCTTGACGGTCACGGGCAAGGAGAAATGGAACGCCAAGACCATCCGGGGAGTCCTCGCCAACGAGAAGTACACGGGCTGTGCGAGGATTCAAAAGACCTTCACGCCGGACTTTCTCACCAAGAAAGCCGTCAAGAACTGCGGGCAAGTGCCAAGCTACTTCGTGGAGCAGAGCCATCCCGCCATCATCGACCCTGCCGTGTTCGAGATGGTGCAGAGGGAGATGGAGCGACGCACACGGGAGGGCGGGAGATACAGTGGTGTGAGTATTTTCTCGGGGAAAATCCGATGCAGTGCGTGCGGCGGTTACTTTGGAGCCAAGGTTTGGCATTCCACAGATAAGTACAGGCGCACCGTTTACCGCTGCAACAGCAAGTATGACGGGCAGAAATGCCAGACGCCCCATGTGACGGAGGATGAAATCAAGGAAGCCTTCGTCACAGCATTCAATCGGCTGGTGACGGAGCGGGATGAGATCATCGCGAATGCTCGGCTCGTGCGACAGGTACTCTGTGACACGACGGTGCTTGCGGAGGAGAAAGCCAAGCTGCAGCAGGAACTGGCGGTGTTGGTGGAGATGATGGAGAAAGCTGTCCGTGAGAACGCCCGCATTGCACAGAATCAAGAGGAGTATCAGAAGCACTACGAGGGGCTTGTGGCGAGATATGATGCCGCCAAGGCTCGGTTTGACGAAGTGACGGAAACCATCTCTGCCAAGGAAGCGCAGTCCGAGCGATTGGCGGTGTTCATCAAGTGCATCAAGGAACAGAGTGTGCCTGTGGCAGAGTTCGGCAGCCAGCTTTGGGCGAGCATGGTAGAGTGCGTGACCGTGGGCAAGGGCATGACGGTGGTGTTTCGGGATGGAACGAAGGTAAGAATTTGA
- a CDS encoding recombinase family protein — translation MAAYARVSMESDRLNHSLSAQVSYYSNLIQNNPEWIYAGVYADSGISGGGIRRRAEFKRMVEDCDAGKIDIVLCKSISRFARNTVDLLETVRHLKSLGIDVWFEKENIQSLSADGELMLGILAGFAEEESRSQSDNAKWSIQKKFERGEQWHAAAYGYRWDGKSFVICEEEADAIRVIYNNFLKGIPLSQTSRWLQKHGHASSVPFIRYALRNMVYAGDVLLQRYITENPRTHRIIENKGQLPRYYITDNHPAIIDRVTFEKVQKKIQASYDFNLAAHRIVKPSCFSAKIICGKCGAHFVKGATRTNGHDGLQEHWYCYDKIRKRTCDARNIRGYRLREASCEVLGLTEFDENVFAKTVEKIRTTDTDVLEFHFYDGTVKTAKIHYFNQAEKKCTDPHKKPFGYRWSKNGYVLVPKEAEAVRLIFQYYLDGWQITDISRKLEADGYGSMRGKISRKLIAYTLDNDFYLGVRRIKAQFSESGREEIIENDHEPLVTQEIFDAVQMRRQAEYRRWKGRERDAKCDGHPGQHP, via the coding sequence GTGGCAGCTTATGCCCGTGTTTCAATGGAATCAGACAGGCTGAACCATTCACTCTCGGCACAGGTCAGTTATTACAGCAATCTCATCCAGAACAATCCCGAATGGATCTATGCCGGGGTGTACGCCGACAGCGGCATCTCCGGCGGCGGGATTCGCCGCCGGGCAGAATTCAAGCGAATGGTCGAGGACTGCGATGCCGGGAAAATCGACATCGTTCTCTGCAAGAGCATTTCAAGATTTGCCAGAAACACGGTAGACCTGTTGGAAACCGTGCGGCACTTAAAATCTCTCGGCATCGATGTATGGTTTGAGAAGGAGAACATCCAGTCGCTCTCGGCGGACGGGGAACTCATGCTCGGAATTTTGGCGGGCTTTGCGGAAGAGGAGAGCCGCAGCCAATCCGACAATGCCAAGTGGTCGATTCAGAAGAAATTCGAGCGTGGGGAGCAATGGCACGCTGCCGCCTATGGCTACCGATGGGACGGCAAGTCCTTCGTCATCTGCGAGGAAGAAGCAGATGCCATCCGGGTGATTTACAACAATTTCCTCAAGGGTATTCCGCTTAGTCAGACATCCCGCTGGCTGCAGAAACACGGACATGCTTCATCCGTGCCGTTCATTCGCTACGCCTTGCGGAACATGGTCTATGCCGGAGATGTTCTTCTGCAGCGTTACATCACGGAAAATCCTCGGACGCACAGAATCATCGAGAACAAGGGACAGCTGCCGCGCTACTACATTACGGACAATCACCCTGCCATCATCGACAGGGTGACGTTTGAGAAGGTGCAAAAGAAAATCCAGGCCAGCTACGACTTCAACCTGGCGGCGCATCGCATCGTAAAGCCCAGCTGCTTCTCGGCGAAAATCATCTGCGGCAAATGCGGCGCACACTTCGTCAAGGGAGCGACCAGAACCAACGGACATGACGGCTTGCAGGAACATTGGTATTGCTACGACAAAATCCGCAAGCGGACGTGCGATGCGAGGAACATCCGTGGCTATCGGCTGCGGGAGGCTTCTTGCGAGGTGCTGGGACTGACGGAATTTGACGAGAATGTGTTTGCCAAGACCGTAGAGAAAATCCGCACCACCGATACGGACGTGTTGGAATTCCACTTCTACGATGGCACGGTCAAGACGGCGAAAATCCACTACTTCAATCAAGCGGAAAAGAAGTGCACCGACCCGCACAAGAAGCCCTTCGGCTACCGATGGAGCAAAAACGGTTATGTGCTTGTTCCCAAAGAAGCCGAGGCGGTTCGGCTGATATTCCAATACTATCTCGACGGCTGGCAAATCACCGACATCTCACGGAAGCTGGAAGCCGACGGCTATGGCAGCATGCGTGGGAAAATATCGCGCAAGCTGATTGCCTATACGCTGGACAACGACTTCTACCTCGGCGTTCGCCGAATCAAGGCGCAGTTCTCCGAGAGCGGACGGGAGGAAATTATCGAGAACGACCATGAGCCGCTAGTGACGCAGGAGATATTCGATGCTGTTCAAATGCGGCGGCAAGCGGAATACAGACGATGGAAAGGACGTGAGCGCGATGCGAAGTGTGACGGTCATCCCGGCCAGCATCCATAG
- a CDS encoding holin family protein gives MENLMNLRWWSTCIGVLVGEFLGDFDHLLYALVVFIAVDYITGVLCAVLDKNLSSEIGFQGIVRKVAIFLLVGVANVLDVHIIGSGCVLRSAVIFFYLSNEGISIVGHAARMGLPVPKKLQEAMKEIREKQMLG, from the coding sequence ATGGAAAACCTTATGAACCTTCGTTGGTGGTCGACATGCATCGGTGTGCTTGTCGGCGAGTTTCTCGGCGACTTCGACCATCTGCTCTACGCACTGGTCGTATTCATCGCCGTAGATTACATCACGGGCGTCCTCTGCGCCGTATTGGACAAGAACCTGTCGAGCGAGATCGGCTTTCAGGGCATCGTGCGGAAAGTCGCCATCTTTCTGCTCGTCGGCGTGGCGAACGTGCTCGACGTCCACATCATCGGCAGCGGCTGCGTCCTGCGTTCGGCGGTAATCTTCTTCTACTTGTCGAACGAGGGTATCTCAATTGTAGGACACGCAGCGAGAATGGGGCTTCCCGTACCGAAGAAGCTGCAGGAAGCCATGAAGGAGATACGGGAAAAACAGATGCTCGGATAA
- a CDS encoding endonuclease/exonuclease/phosphatase family protein gives MSYRIGSFNLKNLGLKAMGRDNPRDLRKIAEIIRKEDFDVVALQEVLSKGKVLSWEENARKRALLYELGASEWDFAWADAESENDPRSEGYAFLWKKRRLRLPVAKLEDGTIRTFKPRICRLRKDLMTRMPYYARFTPAGLGGPYFEIRLLCVHTHFTDKVQRRRELDNLIKEVYPQVEDRVYHGSKTTEQWEGEGRMPSYTIILGDYNAELQRPFNTSGFYVEDIEIAKRWGNKKIKTVQYEKTTLKRKFDDDITDEEVGEYQNRASGYANNYDHFSYDVDRFFGIRIYVKKIDAVRKYCNDDFETYFKTVSDHVPIVMTMGLK, from the coding sequence ATGAGCTATCGCATCGGATCGTTTAATCTGAAAAATCTTGGACTAAAAGCTATGGGGAGAGATAATCCAAGAGATTTACGAAAAATTGCGGAAATTATTCGAAAAGAAGATTTTGATGTCGTTGCTTTGCAGGAGGTTTTAAGTAAAGGTAAAGTGCTTTCTTGGGAGGAGAATGCACGGAAACGCGCTCTTCTATATGAACTAGGTGCATCGGAATGGGACTTTGCATGGGCGGATGCCGAATCGGAAAATGATCCCCGCTCTGAGGGATATGCTTTTTTGTGGAAGAAGAGGCGTTTACGCTTGCCCGTGGCAAAATTGGAAGACGGTACAATTCGGACGTTCAAGCCACGCATATGCAGACTAAGAAAAGATTTAATGACGCGTATGCCGTACTATGCGCGGTTCACCCCTGCAGGTCTTGGCGGACCATATTTTGAGATACGTTTGCTATGTGTACACACGCATTTTACGGATAAAGTTCAGCGGCGGCGAGAACTAGATAATCTTATCAAAGAAGTATATCCGCAGGTGGAAGATCGTGTCTATCATGGCAGTAAAACCACGGAGCAGTGGGAAGGAGAGGGGCGAATGCCTTCATATACGATCATCCTTGGCGATTATAATGCTGAACTTCAGAGACCGTTTAATACATCGGGGTTTTATGTAGAGGATATTGAGATTGCCAAACGATGGGGAAATAAGAAGATAAAGACAGTTCAGTATGAAAAGACTACTCTGAAGAGGAAATTTGACGATGATATAACGGATGAAGAGGTAGGCGAGTACCAGAATAGAGCTAGCGGGTATGCAAATAATTATGATCATTTTTCTTATGATGTTGATAGGTTTTTTGGTATTCGAATTTATGTAAAGAAAATTGATGCTGTTAGAAAATATTGTAACGATGATTTTGAAACTTACTTCAAAACAGTATCAGATCATGTTCCAATTGTTATGACGATGGGGCTTAAATAA
- a CDS encoding RNA polymerase subunit sigma-70, producing MTEEQKKQIKDLRGKGEGYKKIAQCIGLSENTVKSFCRRMNAAKPEAVKPQAADVGLSCECCGKSMEQIPGRKKRRFCSDACRQKWWNSHLQLVQRKAVYPLVCRHCGRTFEIYGNSHRKYCSHACYIAERFGGCKSTRTRR from the coding sequence ATGACAGAAGAGCAAAAGAAGCAAATCAAAGACCTTCGCGGGAAGGGCGAGGGCTACAAGAAAATCGCGCAGTGCATTGGCCTATCCGAGAACACCGTGAAGTCTTTTTGCCGCAGGATGAATGCAGCAAAGCCGGAGGCAGTCAAGCCGCAGGCTGCGGATGTTGGCTTGAGTTGCGAATGCTGCGGCAAGTCGATGGAGCAGATTCCCGGCAGGAAGAAACGGCGGTTCTGCTCCGATGCTTGCCGCCAGAAGTGGTGGAACAGCCATCTGCAGCTCGTGCAGCGAAAAGCTGTCTATCCATTGGTGTGTCGTCATTGCGGCAGAACCTTCGAGATTTACGGCAACAGCCACAGGAAATACTGCTCTCATGCGTGCTATATCGCCGAGCGGTTTGGCGGATGCAAGAGCACCAGAACTCGGAGGTGA
- a CDS encoding SemiSWEET family transporter — protein MSIVGVIASGLSICMYVSYIPQILGNLSGHQGDWIQPFVAFINCTMWVGYGFFKKQRDWPLVIANSPGIIFGLTAAITARL, from the coding sequence ATGAGCATCGTCGGCGTGATTGCCTCCGGTCTGTCCATTTGTATGTACGTTTCCTATATCCCGCAGATCCTTGGAAATCTGTCCGGTCATCAGGGAGACTGGATTCAGCCGTTCGTCGCATTCATCAACTGCACGATGTGGGTTGGATACGGGTTTTTCAAAAAGCAGCGCGACTGGCCGCTCGTAATCGCCAATTCTCCGGGCATCATCTTTGGTCTGACGGCTGCGATTACCGCTCGTCTCTAA